In one window of Haloterrigena salifodinae DNA:
- a CDS encoding ABC transporter ATP-binding protein, giving the protein MAAIETRNLTKRYGDEAALEGLELTVDEGEVFGFLGPNGAGKTTTIDLLLDFIRPTDGSATVLGRDTQDETDAVRDRVGILPDGFDLWERSSGYRHLEFALASKGGSESPEALLDRVGLDRADAERPVGDYSKGMAQRLAMAMALVGDPDLLILDEPSSGLDPHGIRTFQEIIREEAADGTTVFFSSHILGQVSAVCDRVGILDDGDLVTVDTIAGLRERSGVGSSLVVDVAEEPVVDLGEIDGVTDVTVRQDGRLRVTYADPAAKALALHRLVDSGATVVDFDVEEPTLEDLFTAFTGTDADSVRAGESSDESGRARHRATDGGARVDSSGPDRARADAETEVGR; this is encoded by the coding sequence ATGGCGGCCATCGAGACGAGGAACCTGACGAAGCGCTACGGCGACGAAGCGGCCCTCGAGGGGCTTGAGTTGACCGTCGACGAGGGCGAGGTGTTCGGCTTCCTCGGCCCCAACGGCGCCGGCAAGACGACGACGATCGACCTCCTGCTCGATTTCATCCGACCGACCGACGGCTCGGCGACGGTGCTCGGGCGCGATACGCAGGACGAAACCGACGCCGTCCGCGATCGGGTCGGCATCCTTCCCGACGGGTTCGACCTCTGGGAACGCTCCTCGGGGTATCGCCACCTCGAGTTCGCCCTCGCGTCCAAGGGCGGCAGCGAGTCGCCCGAGGCGCTGCTCGACCGTGTCGGCCTCGACCGCGCGGACGCCGAGCGCCCGGTCGGTGACTACTCGAAGGGGATGGCCCAGCGGCTGGCGATGGCGATGGCACTGGTCGGCGATCCCGACCTGCTGATCCTGGACGAACCCTCGAGCGGCCTCGATCCCCACGGCATCCGAACGTTCCAGGAGATCATCCGCGAGGAGGCCGCCGACGGGACAACCGTCTTCTTCTCGAGTCACATCCTCGGCCAGGTGTCGGCCGTCTGCGACCGGGTCGGCATCTTAGACGACGGCGACCTCGTCACCGTCGACACCATCGCCGGCCTGCGCGAGCGCTCCGGCGTCGGTTCGAGTCTCGTCGTCGACGTCGCGGAGGAGCCCGTCGTCGACCTCGGCGAGATCGACGGCGTCACCGACGTGACGGTCCGCCAGGACGGACGGCTCCGAGTCACCTACGCCGATCCGGCAGCGAAGGCGCTGGCGCTTCATCGCCTCGTCGACTCCGGGGCGACGGTCGTCGACTTCGACGTCGAGGAGCCGACGCTCGAGGACCTCTTCACCGCGTTTACCGGAACCGACGCGGACTCGGTCCGGGCGGGAGAGTCGTCCGACGAATCGGGACGGGCCCGTCACCGGGCAACCGACGGCGGCGCGCGCGTCGATTCGAGCGGGCCGGATCGTGCTCGCGCCGACGCGGAAACGGAGGTGGGTCGATGA
- a CDS encoding DUF7521 family protein: MALDSITAVASALTAVVGLFVAHLAYRGYRRNDSRTMRALAFGIVCIAVVPYAILYLVDPLLGLTDAQSLLAITLSHTVGLAAIYRTFDR; encoded by the coding sequence ATGGCACTCGACTCCATCACCGCGGTCGCGTCCGCCCTCACGGCAGTCGTCGGGCTGTTCGTCGCCCACCTCGCGTACCGCGGCTACCGGCGCAACGACAGTCGGACGATGCGAGCGCTCGCGTTCGGCATCGTCTGTATCGCCGTCGTTCCCTACGCGATCCTCTATCTCGTCGACCCGCTGCTCGGACTCACCGACGCGCAGAGCCTGCTCGCGATCACCCTCTCTCACACTGTCGGACTGGCCGCCATCTACCGAACGTTCGACCGCTAA
- a CDS encoding ABC transporter permease, with product MSSTLIARKDFEDAVRSRLVWAVMGVFLFLMALVAVSASTQDLSEVEPTQLIVTVTNIGGLLFIPIVSLIVGYMAIVGERQSGSLRVLFGLSHSRWDVFVGKFVSRLGVVFVATLLTVALTVGMAVAMFDSVPLGTYLGYSALTILLGLAFAAIAVGVSAVSTSRMQAMGGAIGSYVVFSLIWHPLVAGVHYLLEGSMPGLEAPEWYFLLLRLNPLDAYRQVSSELADQFIWGIIGMENIVEDIPDAAFENPDTLLLSNRVSGDLPFYLSDWFAAVILLAWIVVPLAIGYWRFDGADLN from the coding sequence ATGAGCTCGACGCTGATCGCTCGCAAGGACTTCGAGGACGCCGTCCGCTCCAGGCTGGTCTGGGCGGTGATGGGCGTCTTCCTCTTCCTCATGGCGCTGGTCGCGGTCAGCGCGTCGACCCAGGACCTCTCGGAGGTTGAGCCGACCCAGTTGATCGTCACCGTCACCAACATCGGCGGGCTATTGTTCATCCCGATCGTCTCGCTGATCGTCGGCTACATGGCGATCGTCGGCGAGCGGCAGTCGGGCAGTCTGCGGGTGCTGTTTGGCCTCTCGCACAGCCGGTGGGACGTCTTCGTCGGCAAGTTCGTCAGCCGGCTCGGCGTCGTCTTCGTCGCGACGCTCCTGACGGTCGCGTTAACCGTCGGCATGGCGGTAGCGATGTTCGATTCCGTCCCGTTGGGGACCTACCTCGGCTACTCGGCGCTGACGATCCTGCTCGGACTGGCGTTTGCCGCCATCGCCGTCGGCGTCTCGGCGGTGTCCACATCGCGGATGCAGGCGATGGGCGGTGCGATAGGGAGCTACGTCGTGTTCTCCCTGATCTGGCATCCGCTCGTCGCCGGTGTTCACTACCTCCTCGAGGGGAGCATGCCTGGGCTCGAGGCCCCCGAGTGGTACTTCCTCCTGCTCCGGCTGAACCCCCTCGACGCCTACCGGCAGGTCTCGAGCGAACTCGCCGACCAGTTCATCTGGGGGATCATCGGGATGGAGAACATCGTCGAAGACATCCCGGACGCGGCGTTCGAGAACCCGGATACCCTCCTTCTCTCGAACCGCGTGAGCGGCGACCTTCCGTTCTACCTAAGCGACTGGTTCGCCGCCGTCATCCTGCTGGCCTGGATCGTCGTCCCGCTGGCGATCGGCTACTGGCGATTCGACGGCGCCGACCTGAACTGA
- a CDS encoding sensor domain-containing protein: protein MSHRSGHFPPGTARRAVRTAITSPFRPQTYLNLLYLLLAFPLGLLYFIFLVTGVSLGVGLLVILVGAPILLVVFLASHVFAAFERASARYLLSVEIDSPEYPFLDDEDATDGFRSLLLGRETYKAMGFLVAKFAIGTAAFSMLVMLFTTALTLFLTPLYYQNPNVHIGFVTNGDPVQLTPSLQLPWHDLLVGAEFAVTITEWEVTTLPEALAVSAVGLVALLLSLAICNGFAWLVGQFSRVLLGPSSRAALEDLQDGLAR, encoded by the coding sequence GTGAGTCATCGATCCGGTCACTTCCCACCCGGAACCGCACGGCGGGCGGTACGGACGGCGATAACGAGCCCATTTCGTCCGCAGACCTATCTGAACCTGCTGTATCTGCTGCTGGCGTTCCCGCTCGGGCTCCTTTACTTCATTTTCCTGGTCACGGGGGTTTCCCTCGGCGTCGGCCTGTTGGTCATCCTTGTCGGCGCGCCGATCCTGCTGGTAGTGTTCCTCGCCAGCCACGTCTTCGCGGCCTTCGAGCGCGCGAGCGCTCGCTACCTGCTCTCGGTCGAGATCGACTCACCAGAGTACCCGTTCCTCGACGACGAGGACGCGACGGATGGCTTTCGCTCGCTCCTGCTGGGTCGCGAGACGTACAAGGCGATGGGCTTTCTCGTCGCGAAGTTCGCCATCGGAACCGCGGCGTTTTCTATGCTTGTTATGCTGTTCACGACCGCGTTAACGCTCTTCTTGACGCCGCTGTACTACCAGAATCCGAATGTCCACATCGGCTTCGTCACCAACGGTGATCCAGTTCAGCTCACGCCGTCGCTGCAACTGCCGTGGCACGACCTCCTGGTCGGGGCCGAGTTCGCCGTCACGATCACCGAGTGGGAGGTGACGACCCTCCCCGAAGCGCTCGCGGTCTCGGCCGTCGGCCTCGTCGCGTTGCTGCTCTCGCTGGCGATCTGTAACGGCTTCGCCTGGCTCGTCGGCCAGTTCAGCCGCGTCCTGCTCGGCCCGTCCAGCCGGGCGGCCCTCGAGGACCTGCAGGACGGACTGGCCCGCTGA
- a CDS encoding helix-turn-helix domain-containing protein, with protein MTTGVDPETEELLALLEDEYARTIIVETYREAQSADALSDACDADPSTVYRRIDRLQERGLLRDQQRLDPNGHHYKVYVASLEHVGIDVTEDGFDVAVEYAEEDAADTFTRLYEEFSG; from the coding sequence ATGACGACCGGCGTCGATCCCGAGACCGAGGAGTTACTCGCCCTCCTCGAGGACGAGTACGCGCGGACGATCATCGTTGAAACGTACCGCGAGGCCCAGTCGGCCGACGCCCTGAGCGACGCCTGCGACGCCGATCCGTCGACCGTCTACCGGCGCATCGACCGCCTCCAGGAGCGGGGGCTCTTGCGGGACCAGCAACGGCTCGATCCGAACGGCCACCACTACAAGGTCTACGTCGCCAGCCTCGAGCACGTCGGGATCGACGTCACCGAGGACGGGTTCGACGTCGCGGTCGAGTACGCCGAGGAAGACGCCGCGGACACCTTCACGCGACTCTACGAGGAGTTTTCGGGATGA
- a CDS encoding TIGR00296 family protein, whose translation MSQRQGVDLSYEDGARAVELAREAVESFVQHGQREQPGSMREAFYERTGAFVRLESTRGRGSLRGCAGGYRSGEQLGHVIVDSAIEAASEDSCGSEVTPSELPNLTVSVCAVRNVVLTDDPLADLELGTHGVAIDGSGKGGWLYPTVPVQNNWSAREYLDRTCRKAGLPPTAWQDDDVVVTLFEGQVFREREADGSVEEL comes from the coding sequence ATGTCCCAGCGACAGGGCGTCGACCTCTCCTACGAAGACGGTGCACGCGCGGTCGAACTCGCGCGTGAAGCCGTCGAATCTTTCGTACAACACGGGCAACGAGAACAACCGGGCAGTATGCGCGAGGCCTTCTACGAGCGAACCGGCGCGTTCGTTCGTCTCGAGTCAACGCGCGGCCGAGGGAGCCTGCGCGGCTGCGCCGGCGGCTACCGGTCCGGGGAACAACTCGGCCACGTGATCGTCGATTCGGCGATCGAAGCCGCCAGCGAGGATTCCTGTGGCTCCGAAGTGACCCCCTCCGAACTGCCGAATCTCACCGTCTCGGTTTGTGCCGTCAGGAACGTCGTGCTGACGGACGATCCGCTGGCGGATCTCGAACTGGGGACCCACGGCGTCGCCATTGACGGCAGCGGCAAGGGCGGCTGGCTCTACCCGACGGTTCCGGTCCAGAACAACTGGAGCGCCCGGGAGTATCTCGACCGGACCTGTCGAAAGGCGGGGCTGCCGCCGACGGCCTGGCAGGACGACGACGTCGTCGTCACGCTGTTCGAAGGCCAGGTCTTCCGCGAGCGAGAAGCCGACGGAAGCGTCGAGGAACTGTAG
- a CDS encoding DUF7521 family protein: MIGTTSGTIGGLETLRGATAAVAFSGVTPGRSSSPVSNSLVLESSSTPHPGQVSVDSVGGSTPVVLAAIVTFLVATVLAVLVTYRFVEGYRRTKARPILWLAVGMFLLAPGPMFLRLFAGNVAAIPLSVQLLVTTLSELCGLLIILYAVYTT; this comes from the coding sequence ATGATCGGGACCACAAGCGGGACGATCGGCGGGCTCGAGACGCTCCGCGGAGCGACCGCAGCCGTCGCGTTCAGCGGAGTCACACCAGGGAGGTCTTCGTCGCCGGTGAGCAATTCCCTCGTGCTCGAATCGTCGTCGACGCCGCATCCGGGACAGGTCTCGGTCGACAGCGTCGGCGGATCGACGCCCGTCGTGCTCGCCGCCATCGTCACCTTCCTTGTGGCGACCGTCCTCGCCGTGCTCGTCACCTATCGGTTCGTCGAGGGCTACCGCCGGACGAAGGCGCGGCCGATCCTGTGGCTCGCCGTCGGCATGTTCCTGCTCGCACCGGGGCCGATGTTCCTCCGCCTGTTCGCGGGCAACGTCGCGGCGATTCCGCTCTCGGTGCAGTTGTTGGTGACGACGCTGTCGGAACTGTGTGGCCTGCTCATCATCCTCTATGCCGTCTACACCACCTGA